The Natrinema caseinilyticum genomic sequence GTCATCGCCGATCACCCGTCGCCGGTAGCTGTCGCCGACTGCCCGTCGCCGGTAGCTGGCGCAGACTTCTCGTCGCCGTCATCGTCGATCACCCTTCCGCGTCACCGGCCGGTTCGTCCGCAGCGTCGTCATTCTCGATCACCCAGTTTCGTAACGTCCAGCGTGTCGTGTTCTTCGTAGACTCGATACGACAACACGAGCGCGAACGCCGTCATGCCGAAGCCGATGACGATGGCGGTCAACACGAGCGCCTGAACCACCGGGTCGGCCGTTTTCGGGACGTGATCCCCGTGGCCGGCCAGGACCGGAACCGAATCGGCCGTCGCCGGCGCGATCCCGCCCATCACCAGCAAGTAGAGGTTCGCGGCCTGGCTGATGATCGCCAGGCCCCAGACGACCCGGATGAGGTCCCGTCGCAGCAACAGGAAGGTCCCGAGTGCGAACAGCGCGCCGATCGTCGCCGCGAGGACGATCGCCGTCATTCGGCTCCCACCACCGAAAGGATCGTAAGCAGCCCGCCGACGACCACGCAATAGACGCCGAAATCGAACGCCAGCGCGCTCGCCACCTCGAGGTGGTCGTAGAGAGGGATCCCCTCGAGCACGACGAACGTCTGTGACAGAAACGGCTGTCCGAACAGCAGCGGTGCGAGGCCACTGAGGACCGCGATCGCGAACCCGTAGGCGAACAGGCGGCGGTATGCGACGACGACGCGGTCGCGCGACGGCTCCTTGCCGGGATCGACGTCCCGCCCGAGGATACCCCGCTCCAGGAAGTCGAGGCCGTAGGCCATGTAGATGATCGCGAACGCAGTCGTCGTGAGGACGCCGCCGATGAACCCGCCGCCGGGAAGGTTGTGCCCCTCGACGAACAGCGAAATCGCGACGACGAGGACGATCGGAACGATCGCTCGAGCCGTCGTGCGCATGATGACGGTCGTCACGCCGAATCACCTCGCGAGGACTCGCCGTCGGTCTCTTCGGTCGGTCCACGCTCTGGTGGGGATCCGAACGAATCATCCCCGGCGTGTTCGTCCGCGACTCGCGTCTCGTCGGCCGGTTCGTCCGCGGTCAGTTCGTCGGTTGCGTGCGGTTCGTCGGCCGACTCCTCCGGGGTCGGCTCGTCCTCGAGCAGTTCCTCACCGGCTCGCGTCTCGATCAGTCCGCCGTCGCCGCTGTCGCGCATGACGATCAGCGTCAGAATCGAAATCGCCGCGAGCGCGATCACGACGAGTTCGCCGAGCGTGTCGAAGCCGCGGAAGTCGACCAGCGTCACGTTGACGACGTTGGACCCGCCGCCGTCGGGCACCGCGTGCTCGACGAAGTAGCGGGCGATATCGGTCGAGCCGCCGGGGCGAGCGCTGGTCGTGACGAGCACGGTGACGAACGCCGTTGCACCGACTACCAGCGAGAGCGCGACGTCTCGGACGCTCCGTCTGAGCCCGATCGCGTACGACGCGGGGATCTCCTCGATGACGAGCAGAAAGATCACGAGGACGAGCGTTTCGACGACGAGCTGCGTCAACGCGAGATCGGGGGCGCTCGCGAGGATGTAGAAGATGGCGATCATGAATCCGAGAATCGAGAGCGTGAGGACGCCCGCGACGTGGGAGTCGGAGAGAACGACGGCGAGTGCGCCGACGACGGCCACGAGCAACACGAGCGCGATCGAAACCGTGGCTTCGACGCCCAATTCGGTCGGCTCGATCGCGTCCGCCGCGACGAAGCCGCCGATCGCGAGTACGCAGGTCGCACCGAGCGTCCACGTCGCGTACGTTCTGAGCAATCCGTTGTGGACGCGCCCGGCGAGCCACCTGCCCTCGTCCGTGAGGCCGTCGACGGCGGCGTCGTACCACCAGTTCGGACAGCTCTGTGGCACCGTCCGCGGAATCGAACGGATGCCGTCGTGGAGACGCTCGTAAAACGGGAAGGCGAGGACGCCCGCGCCGATCGTGACCGCGCTC encodes the following:
- a CDS encoding sodium:proton antiporter, with translation MTAIVLAATIGALFALGTFLLLRRDLIRVVWGLAIISQAANLYLLVMGGIAPATADSVPVLAGHGDHVPKTADPVVQALVLTAIVIGFGMTAFALVLSYRVYEEHDTLDVTKLGDRE
- a CDS encoding MnhB domain-containing protein, translated to MTTVIMRTTARAIVPIVLVVAISLFVEGHNLPGGGFIGGVLTTTAFAIIYMAYGLDFLERGILGRDVDPGKEPSRDRVVVAYRRLFAYGFAIAVLSGLAPLLFGQPFLSQTFVVLEGIPLYDHLEVASALAFDFGVYCVVVGGLLTILSVVGAE